In Halorhabdus tiamatea SARL4B, a genomic segment contains:
- a CDS encoding YIP1 family protein → MRKTPLRSPSEYYRQTDRPSLSVGTAVVLVEATLVAVVVWVFVRRVMAQIDLTAAERADVSGMIVGGAVGVFVAVLLGWLLFGAILHVFVWFADGDRGFGTTLAVVGEADLVSILLFPVAAVGLFTMVGDVPSDPAAAASFLERAGPYSSPLAVLSSFVGFVWRAVIQGIGLAEAHDLPVGKMLTLTFVLGFLGFVLNLV, encoded by the coding sequence ATGCGAAAGACCCCGCTACGAAGCCCTTCCGAGTACTATCGCCAGACGGATCGCCCCTCGCTGTCAGTCGGGACGGCCGTGGTCCTCGTCGAAGCCACCCTCGTCGCCGTTGTCGTCTGGGTGTTCGTCCGACGCGTCATGGCCCAGATCGACCTCACTGCCGCCGAGCGTGCCGACGTCAGTGGCATGATCGTCGGCGGGGCCGTCGGCGTATTCGTCGCCGTCCTCCTCGGATGGCTGCTCTTCGGCGCTATCCTCCACGTCTTCGTATGGTTTGCAGACGGCGATCGGGGGTTCGGGACGACGCTGGCGGTCGTCGGCGAGGCCGACCTCGTTAGCATCCTCCTGTTTCCGGTCGCCGCCGTGGGGCTGTTCACCATGGTCGGCGACGTCCCGTCGGACCCGGCCGCGGCGGCGAGCTTTCTCGAACGCGCTGGCCCGTACTCGTCACCACTCGCGGTGCTGTCGAGTTTCGTCGGGTTCGTCTGGCGAGCGGTGATCCAGGGAATCGGACTCGCCGAGGCACACGACCTGCCGGTCGGGAAGATGCTGACGCTCACGTTCGTCCTTGGATTTCTCGGATTCGTGCTCAACCTAGTCTGA
- a CDS encoding carboxypeptidase M32, with the protein MSAETPPVYDTLLEHVTQLNYVADAGGLLQWDQQVMMPEGGTPARSKQQSALSTLHHDLLTDDDLAGYLADVDEGSLDPAQRAVVREVRREHERARKVPRDLVEQISETTSEALPVWEQAREEDDFEAYAPVLEELVELRREYAEAIDPDRDPYEVLFEEFEPYLGLDTAERILGRLREELVPLIDDIADSDVPQPHPFEGTFDVDDQEELVRAALDDLGFDWGRGRLDTSTHPFTSGTQFDARITTRFDEAKPLDSLSSTIHEFGHATYALGLPDDEYGTPLGDARDLTVHESQSRLWENHVGRSKAFWEYFTPTVENHLGVDVSADEAYGAANRVYDDNLIRVEADELTYHMHILVRFEIERDLIAGDLDVSEVPAVWNDKMEEYLGIRPESDAEGCLQDIHWTNGTFGYFPTYTLGSVLAAQLYDAAESEIGPIDDAVRDGEFDDLHEWLTENVHRHGKRYTTDDLVEEATGESFSADHFLAYVTEKYRGLYDL; encoded by the coding sequence ATGTCAGCCGAGACACCCCCTGTCTATGATACCCTCCTCGAACACGTCACGCAACTCAACTACGTCGCGGACGCCGGCGGCTTGCTCCAGTGGGACCAGCAGGTGATGATGCCGGAAGGCGGGACGCCGGCACGCTCGAAACAGCAGTCCGCCCTGTCGACGCTCCATCACGACCTGCTGACCGACGACGACCTGGCGGGCTATCTCGCAGATGTCGACGAGGGGTCACTCGATCCCGCACAGCGAGCGGTTGTCCGCGAGGTTCGGCGTGAACACGAGCGAGCGCGGAAGGTGCCACGTGATCTGGTCGAACAGATCTCCGAGACGACGAGCGAGGCATTACCAGTCTGGGAGCAGGCCCGCGAGGAAGACGACTTCGAGGCTTACGCACCGGTTCTCGAGGAACTGGTTGAGTTACGTCGGGAATACGCCGAAGCTATCGACCCCGACCGGGACCCCTACGAAGTACTCTTCGAGGAATTCGAGCCCTACCTCGGGTTAGACACCGCCGAACGGATCCTCGGACGCCTCCGGGAAGAGCTCGTCCCGTTGATCGACGACATCGCCGATAGCGACGTACCCCAACCCCACCCCTTCGAGGGGACGTTCGACGTCGACGACCAGGAGGAACTGGTCCGGGCGGCACTGGACGACCTCGGATTCGACTGGGGTCGCGGGCGGTTGGACACGTCGACCCATCCGTTCACGTCCGGCACGCAGTTCGACGCCCGAATCACTACCCGCTTCGACGAAGCAAAGCCCCTCGACTCGCTGTCCTCGACGATCCACGAGTTCGGCCACGCGACGTACGCCCTCGGACTGCCGGATGACGAGTACGGGACCCCGCTGGGTGACGCTCGAGATCTGACGGTCCACGAATCCCAGTCGCGCCTCTGGGAGAACCACGTCGGTCGCTCGAAAGCCTTCTGGGAGTACTTCACGCCGACCGTCGAGAACCACCTCGGGGTCGACGTGAGCGCCGACGAGGCATACGGTGCAGCCAACCGAGTCTACGACGACAACCTGATTCGCGTCGAGGCTGACGAGCTCACCTATCACATGCACATCCTCGTGCGCTTCGAGATCGAACGCGACCTGATCGCGGGCGATCTCGACGTCAGCGAGGTGCCGGCAGTCTGGAACGACAAGATGGAGGAGTACCTCGGAATCCGTCCAGAATCCGACGCCGAAGGCTGTCTCCAGGACATCCACTGGACGAACGGAACGTTCGGATATTTCCCGACGTACACACTGGGTAGCGTCCTGGCGGCGCAACTGTACGACGCTGCCGAGTCCGAGATCGGACCTATCGACGACGCCGTTCGAGACGGCGAGTTCGACGACCTTCACGAGTGGCTCACCGAGAACGTCCATCGCCACGGGAAACGATACACGACCGACGACCTCGTCGAGGAGGCGACCGGCGAATCCTTCAGCGCCGATCACTTCCTCGCGTACGTCACCGAGAAATACCGTGGCCTATACGATCTCTGA
- a CDS encoding DUF5805 domain-containing protein — protein MPDEEPMSRTAVKTYVPAYQKEAWQSHADELDMSQSEFVRTMVQAGRRQYTADEGTHESPQSTSGDNRSPDEHGLADRVRQQLSSEDALTWDELVAALTDDVESRLEEALDELQADNVVKYSGRDGGYILLEP, from the coding sequence ATGCCGGACGAAGAGCCGATGTCTCGAACAGCTGTCAAGACGTACGTCCCGGCCTATCAAAAAGAAGCCTGGCAGTCACATGCGGACGAACTCGATATGAGTCAAAGCGAGTTCGTCAGGACGATGGTCCAGGCCGGCAGGCGTCAGTACACTGCAGATGAGGGCACACACGAGTCGCCACAGTCCACTTCTGGGGACAACCGTTCACCGGACGAACACGGTCTGGCAGACCGCGTCCGACAGCAGTTGTCAAGTGAGGACGCACTGACGTGGGACGAGTTGGTCGCCGCCCTGACCGACGACGTCGAGTCCCGACTCGAGGAAGCGCTCGATGAACTCCAGGCGGACAACGTCGTGAAGTACAGCGGCCGTGACGGCGGATACATACTCCTCGAACCATGA
- a CDS encoding tyrosine-type recombinase/integrase, producing MSAGTDIPEAVEDPIEYFLTDITYQGKSERTRDAYERVLRDFETSLSGAETGEQPLADATHRDCMAWIHDQRGGLSESTVATYASYLHRFYAYMVQIGVFDSNPMAIVVEEMDERIDADPARRDVSVPEMRQFVSGIRHPLDRAAIVTLLKTGMRVGELCNLDQRDLHLIDDPREDVTVRPSLDGRPNSLFVASEPARGSTVNGEERTASNKRRRDTVIPVDDDLAETLQAWLDVRPDPVSSARPLFSSTSDNWGRRLTPDAVRHIVTTHASEAGWYDNGGGVEENVTPHYFRHFFTTHLRDRTGDRGIVKYLRGDVAQDIIDTYTHDWGDRVREVYETHIYELPVAEYRSTCGV from the coding sequence ATGAGTGCCGGCACTGATATTCCTGAAGCGGTCGAAGACCCGATAGAGTACTTTCTGACGGACATTACCTATCAGGGCAAAAGCGAGCGGACCAGAGACGCCTACGAACGTGTTCTCCGGGACTTCGAGACGTCACTGTCTGGGGCCGAAACCGGCGAACAACCACTCGCAGACGCCACACATCGTGACTGTATGGCGTGGATTCACGACCAGCGTGGCGGACTCTCTGAAAGCACTGTCGCGACGTATGCGTCCTATCTTCACCGGTTTTATGCCTATATGGTCCAGATCGGGGTCTTCGACTCGAACCCGATGGCGATCGTCGTCGAGGAGATGGACGAGCGCATCGACGCTGATCCGGCACGCCGTGACGTTTCCGTCCCGGAAATGCGGCAATTCGTCTCCGGGATCCGCCATCCGTTGGACAGAGCGGCAATCGTCACGCTATTGAAGACCGGGATGCGAGTCGGTGAACTGTGTAATCTGGATCAGCGTGATCTCCATCTGATCGACGATCCACGCGAAGACGTGACGGTACGACCGAGTCTCGATGGCCGGCCGAACTCGTTGTTCGTCGCAAGCGAGCCCGCACGCGGTTCGACGGTCAACGGCGAGGAACGGACAGCCTCGAACAAGCGCCGTCGAGACACGGTCATACCGGTCGACGACGACCTGGCCGAGACGCTGCAAGCCTGGCTCGACGTGCGTCCTGATCCCGTCTCGTCGGCCCGGCCACTGTTTAGTAGTACGTCGGACAACTGGGGGCGTCGACTCACGCCGGATGCTGTTCGGCATATCGTGACAACGCACGCGAGCGAGGCGGGGTGGTACGACAACGGTGGGGGGGTCGAAGAGAACGTCACACCCCATTACTTCCGGCACTTCTTTACGACGCACCTCAGGGATCGCACTGGCGATCGCGGCATCGTCAAGTACCTCCGCGGAGACGTCGCCCAAGACATCATCGACACCTATACCCACGACTGGGGCGATCGGGTTCGCGAGGTATACGAAACTCACATTTACGAACTGCCGGTGGCTGAATATCGTTCTACGTGCGGTGTGTAA
- a CDS encoding energy-coupling factor ABC transporter ATP-binding protein codes for MNALDARDLQFAYPDGTTALDGIELTIEAGERVAILGPNGAGKSTLLSLLAGLREPASGDVTYFETDDPADALRDRIAHCPQAPADYLFNATVREDLEYGPAQLDVDRADAEARIADLTAEFDLDGLVDKPPFRLSGGEQRRAALAAALAVEPDLLLLDEPVADVDAGHRETIFDALDRRNEAGTTVVVSTPSADLVPRVADRVVLLDRAGSIARDGPVRDVLTDGTTLRDVGVSPPRLVSTFQRAGSDDPPLSVEDAVEKLRAFSAESDEMTDEQ; via the coding sequence GTGAACGCACTCGACGCTCGCGATCTCCAGTTCGCGTATCCTGACGGGACCACCGCGCTCGACGGAATCGAATTGACGATCGAAGCCGGCGAGCGCGTGGCGATTCTCGGTCCGAACGGCGCGGGCAAGAGCACGCTGCTGTCGCTGCTTGCCGGCCTGCGCGAGCCAGCCAGCGGCGATGTCACGTACTTCGAGACCGACGATCCGGCCGACGCGCTTCGGGATCGCATCGCTCACTGCCCGCAAGCGCCGGCCGACTACCTCTTCAACGCGACAGTCAGGGAGGATCTGGAATATGGTCCCGCACAGCTCGATGTCGATCGCGCCGACGCCGAGGCACGAATCGCGGACCTCACAGCCGAGTTCGATCTCGACGGGCTGGTCGATAAGCCGCCGTTCCGGCTGAGCGGTGGGGAACAGCGCCGGGCCGCGCTGGCTGCCGCCCTCGCCGTCGAACCCGACCTGCTTCTGCTGGACGAACCCGTCGCGGACGTCGACGCCGGCCACCGCGAAACGATCTTCGACGCGCTCGACCGGCGTAACGAGGCAGGAACAACGGTTGTCGTGTCAACGCCGAGCGCCGATCTTGTCCCTCGGGTCGCCGATCGCGTCGTCCTGCTAGATCGCGCGGGCTCGATCGCCCGTGATGGCCCAGTCCGTGACGTCCTCACTGACGGCACCACTCTTCGAGACGTCGGTGTCTCGCCGCCCAGGCTCGTCTCCACCTTCCAGCGAGCGGGTTCCGACGATCCACCGCTTTCGGTCGAGGATGCCGTCGAGAAGCTTAGGGCGTTCAGTGCGGAGTCCGATGAGATGACCGACGAGCAGTAG